Within the Saccharopolyspora gloriosae genome, the region CAACCGGCCATTGCGGCCACCCTGCGCTTGCGGGTCTTGATGATCACTTCACGCTCGGACTCGGAGAGCCCACCCCAGATTCCATAGGGTTCTTGCACTGCCAGCGCGTGCCGACGGCACTGATCGAGAACCGGGCAGTGCTGGCACACCTCTTTCGCCTTCGCCTCACGCCGCGCCCTTGCCGGACCGCGCTCGCCGTCGGGATGGAAGAAGTACGCGCTGTCCATTCCGCGACACGATCCCTTGATCTGCCAGTCCCAGATGTCGGCGTTCGGGCCTGGAAGACGTCGAGTGTCGGCCATTGCGACAACCACCTCCCACCGGTGGATCCCCTCCCCGCCACGGCGGCTGCCGTGGCCTCGCATGATCCAAGGTAGAACCGCGCCAATACTTGTTCAACCCCTTTCGCGCCGAAAGCTGTTCACTGACGGGTGATCTCTGACCGGTGGCATCCGGGTGCACCCGCTTGCCACCGGCCGCCACGATCCGGAACATGACCGCGTGACCATGCGGGAGGAACCCCTGTCCGGGCAGCACGGCGCTGCCCGGGAGGCTGATCCACGACTTGCCGACCACTTGGACGGCTCGGCCTTCCCCCGCGGCGCGGCGAACGCCGACGAAGATCGAGACGACGCCCGCCGCAAGATCGCCGACGAGACGGGGATGCGGGCCGACGACGACGGAGCTCAGGCGGACACCGGCAGGCACCGCGCCCCCGAGGCGGACGAGGCATCGGACGAGCGAGCGGGAGACCTCACCGCAGGCGTGCTCGGCTCCGCTCCCGAAGAACCTCGGCTGACCGTGGCCGCCGTCGCGCGCAGGCTCGGCGTCGCGCCTGCGACGCTGCGCACCTGGGATCGGCGGTACGGGCTGGGGCCGACCGACCACGCGTCCGGCAGCCACCGCCGGTACGGGCCGGAGGACGTGGCCCGGCTCGAGCAGATGCAACGAGCACTGCTGCGCGGCGCCTCCCCGGCCGAGGCGGCCCGCTACGCGTTGGCGGCCACCCCGCCGTTGCCGCGCCACGCCGACGGCGCGCAGGCCGCACCGCCGGCGCCCGCCGAACCCGTCCTCATCTCCGGAGTCCTGGATCCGCTCGAGCCGCCGGTGGCCGAGTCGACGTCCAATCCGGGCGGGCGAGGGCTGCGGCTCACCGGTGCCGGGCCGCGCGCCCGCGGGCTCGGCCGGGCGGTGCTCGCGCTGGACGCTTGGCACCAGCAACGCCTGCTCGGCGAGTCGATCGAGGAACAGGGCGTGCTCGCCACCTGGCACGAAGTGCTGTCCCCGGTGCTGACCGCGGCCAGTGAGCGCTGGCAGTACACCGGCGCCGGAGTGGAGGCGTTGCGCCTGCTCACCGACAGCGCGGCTACGGCGTTGCGGGCGGTGCTGGCCAAGGCGCCCGAGCCGCGCAATCCGCGGCCGGTGCTGCTCGCGCCGGTGCCGGGGGAGCAGCAGGAGCTGGAGCTGGTCGCACTGGCCGCGGAGTTGGCGTCCCGCGGCGTCGGGCACCGCCTGTTCGGCGCGGGACTGCCGCCGGAGGGCCTGAACGCGGCGGTGCGCCGCGCGGCGCCCGCCGTGATCGTGCTGTGGGCCGAGCAGCCGCACTACGCGGCCCCGGCGCTGCTGGGGGACCTGCCGATCAAGCGGCAGCGCGCGCGGGTGCTCGCGGTGGGAGCCGGCTGGGCACCGGGGCGGTTACCCGGGCATGCCGAGACCGTCTCCTCGCTCGCCGAAGCGGCGGAACTGATCGGCCGAACCGTACTTGATTAGACTGTGACGTAAATCACTATAGGCCGTATTCAGTC harbors:
- a CDS encoding MerR family transcriptional regulator, with the protein product MREEPLSGQHGAAREADPRLADHLDGSAFPRGAANADEDRDDARRKIADETGMRADDDGAQADTGRHRAPEADEASDERAGDLTAGVLGSAPEEPRLTVAAVARRLGVAPATLRTWDRRYGLGPTDHASGSHRRYGPEDVARLEQMQRALLRGASPAEAARYALAATPPLPRHADGAQAAPPAPAEPVLISGVLDPLEPPVAESTSNPGGRGLRLTGAGPRARGLGRAVLALDAWHQQRLLGESIEEQGVLATWHEVLSPVLTAASERWQYTGAGVEALRLLTDSAATALRAVLAKAPEPRNPRPVLLAPVPGEQQELELVALAAELASRGVGHRLFGAGLPPEGLNAAVRRAAPAVIVLWAEQPHYAAPALLGDLPIKRQRARVLAVGAGWAPGRLPGHAETVSSLAEAAELIGRTVLD
- a CDS encoding WhiB family transcriptional regulator — protein: MADTRRLPGPNADIWDWQIKGSCRGMDSAYFFHPDGERGPARARREAKAKEVCQHCPVLDQCRRHALAVQEPYGIWGGLSESEREVIIKTRKRRVAAMAG